Genomic DNA from Salvia miltiorrhiza cultivar Shanhuang (shh) chromosome 1, IMPLAD_Smil_shh, whole genome shotgun sequence:
GGACCATAAGACTCCACGATGAAGTGGTCATCCAGCCGGCGAACCAAAAAACTCGAGCGAATAGCCATGAAGAAGCATTGCTCAATCTCTCTTGTATTTTCACCATCGACATAGAAAATGTCATCTTCCTTGGTGAATGTGGTACAATTCCAACGAATCGAATTGTACGACTGAATTCGTTCGCGGCACGCAATAGGCAGATAATACTTCGCAGGTCCTTCGCCTGAGTATAGAGTCATCTTGGCGACACCAAGGCTTCTTGGAAGGGGAATGTGAGTGTTGAAATAGAGCGCTATCCAACCATATATGAAATGAAAGGGTAGCGTCACCAGGACAAGAGAAGGCTCCATAGAACTAGAGATAGTGTTCAACCCTTTGTAGATGCTGGCTAGAACTGGAGCTGTAAGGGCAACTTTCTGTTTGCACGCCATCAAACTTGCCATTTTGAAAGAGGTTGGTCTAATCGACATGGCATCACCATCTGGAAAAACAAAGATACACAACCAGCAAGCTATATGAGCTGCCAAGTACATAGTGGTGTGATACTTGTCACTAGCATCAAGCTCGATGAATGGAGCCCTTTCTTCAGAAGACCATGGTTGATGCGCTTCAAATGAACCACTCGGATTATGAGTCGATTTGGGGCGTTGAGATTTCTTAGCCCTGCGAGCAGGAGGATGAGAATACTTTGAAGCTTTCTTCGACCAAAATTTGATCCATTCATCGATAGAAACTAAGCTCTTAGGATCCTTGCCATCACGATACTTAAGAGAATAGTAAGCAGAGAGTAAATATCTACAACTCAAGGGAATGAACGGGTTGCCAAACTGATCTTTGCCAAGAATCTCTTTCGCGCAGGGTACAACCTCATCATACAATGTCCCGGTACACGGAAGCCCTGATAGATACTGTAAATCCCATAGAGAAATAGACATCTCGCCAGATGAAGTGAGAATGGTGTTCGTCGCAGGACACCAAGCTTCACAGAACGCTTTAACCATCTCGGGCTGGCAATCATAAGTGAAAAGAGAGGCATAAACTGCATCATAGATACCAACAACTCGGAGTTCATTCCCGCAGCGGCTAAGGATATCTTCAGTCCACTCCCAATAGCCTTCAAAGAAATGAAATTCCCCACGAAAGCTTGTAACCCTTCCCCATTTGGCATCTTTATCGATGATCCTTCGCCTCAAAGTCAATAGAAAATTGGATTCCTTGCTTTGCCAAGGACGGGCCGGATGCAATGTATGAGCCTTCGACGCTTTGTTCAAACTAATCTCGCTGGTCCATTCCGACTGATATAGAGAATTCAAAAGTTTGGGCCAAGGTTTCACATAGTGGCCTATCAATGCCGGAAATACTCTTAGATGCATGCCCATTTCCGTCTCTTGCTCATCATCACTCAAAATCAGCAAATAGTCTTGACCCTTGACCACAATATCTTTGAAGACCACCATCGTGACACTGCAAGGAAGCAACACATCCAGACTTAGAAatttatttgcatttaaataaaatgtgaattaaattctagtCAAGATAAAAGGAGGCAAGCAAAAGGAGGCAagattgaattatatatatatatatatatatatagaaattcaatcattaaaaaaaaaaaaaaaaaaaaggccacCACTccttgaattatatatatatatatatatatagaaattcaatcattaaaataaaaaaaataataataaataaaataataaaaaaataaaaaaaataaaaataaaaaaaataaaaaaaagaggcaaaaaaaaaaaaaaaaaatcggcccactcctaaactctcaaaaaaaaaaaaaggcccaTCTCCCCTTACTTTCCCTCACTAAAACCAAACACTTTCTTCcctcacacacacatacacgcAGAAGAGAGGAGCAAATAAAGCATGACTTTGGTTTCCTGGGCAAAGAAGAAGCTGGCAAAACTTAAAGTTCAAAGCTCCaagcggctgctgctgctcgtgcTGCCTCCGGTCGACTCTCGCcgcggctgctgctgccgcgAGTTCGCCAACTCGCAGGCCCTCGGCGATCACCAGAACGCGCACAAGAAGGAGCGGCAGCAGCTCAAGCGCGCCCAGCTGCAGGCCAGCCgcgacgccgccgcctcctacATGCGCAACCCCATGGTCTCCCCTCTCTCTGCCGATCCTCCTCCACCTTGAAAGATTCCGAGTTCCCCGCCTCCGACGGCCGGAAATACGAGTGTCAATACTGCTGCCGCGAGTTCGCCAACTCGCAAGCCCTTCGACGATTCCAAGCTCAAaaatctctcctctctctaaaAGGAAGCACAGTTCAAATTGAAGGAAAAAGAGGGGTGGTTCTCGGCGGTACCTCCAGCAACTGTGGCAGATGGGACTCAACGTAAGTCTTGCAGTTGACGACGACGGCGTAACGCGGAGACCCAAAAATTCCGCTGCTGCCGCTACTATCGGCTTCTAGCTCTACCCTCAACCGCTGCTAGAACGGAACCACGCAAATGAGAGTGGCTTTGGTGAAAAGAGCTGCACATCATAAAAAAAAGGGGGTTGTAAGTGTATTGCCGATGATATCTCGGCATAGAAGTTGCGGAGAAGAAATGAAGGTTACCTACGCTGCCAAAAGTTTTCGCCATCTTTGTTAGCACCCGCTGCATTTCTTCCGCCATTAGACGATGCAAGgaataaatgaaaaaagaataagTGTTTTATGGCTGCTAACAAAAGAAGCAAGCTACTATAGTTATGAAATGAAACACTCCTTCTTGCTTTCTTAAGATGAAACTGgctctttcaaaaaaaaaaaaaaaaaaaaaaaaaaaaggatgaaACTGGCTATCTATCAAAGGAAGAAATGAAATACGAaacaaagaaaatgaagaagaaggaGAGTGGCTGTTGCTGCTAAGGGGAGAAAACAACCCTTTATTTATAGGAGAACAGAGGGATGAATCTTAAAACCCTAATCCTAGCTGCTAgcatacaaaaaagaaaaaggtggagCTCCAGCTGTTTTCCAGCCTGCAACGGCTctcaagcaaaaaaaaaacttgctgCGAAAAGGATAAAAGGACAGTGGAGTTAGCTGGAATTGGAGTTGTGTTGCTGGGTGCAACAGTACTCATCAGAATAGGGCCCGCCAGATATAAAATATTGGGCCTAGTTGGTAATAAACGTATAGGCTGCCATCTCTTCTTTTGGAACAAAactcatgtgggctgctattgGATAGAAATTGGGCTTAAATCTAATCCCATCATCTATTCATACGAAACATTGggcctatttaaaaaaaaaaaaaacaaaaaaaacaaacaaaagaaagacactcctaaatacgagtataaactatttaaaatttacaaaattcaaatcaagaactcctaaatacgagtataaactatttacaaattcaaatccaagtcaagaactcctaaatacgagtataaactatttataaattcaaagaaattcaagcactcctaaatacgagtataaactatttgaaattccaaaatcaaatgaagaactcctaaatacgagtataaactatttataaattcaaaagaaattcaagaactcctaaatacgagtataaactatttataaattcaaaagaaattcaagaactcctaaatacgagtataaactatttataaattcaaaagaaattcaagaactcctaaatacgagtataaactatttataaattcaaaagaaattcaagaactcctaaatacgagtataaactatttaaaatttcaaaatcaaatgaagaactcctaaatacgagtataaactatttacaaaattcaaaatcaagaactcctaaatacgagtataaactatttaaaatttcaaaatcaaatgaagaactcctaaatacgagtataaactatttacaaaattcaaaatcaagaactccgcgataagagtttaaactatcaagatatatttcgagactcgtctattaccaaagacgtttcgtccataaacaagtctcgatggggcaatttgtagacaattaaattgtcgtcgaattaaatcgtgccacgtgtaaattcatgaattaaatattcaattatattttctattttattaaatgggattttattcctaattaaatagatatatatgattaatgtttaataaaatgaattaatgggcttattggccacttaaggccctaaggcccatgcatgaaggcccaaagcccataaagcccacgaagcccatctctaaaatctataaatagaggtgttggggtgctcattatcaCGACGTGAAGGAGTGGAAGATCGAAGAGTacaaagaattctctctagtatcacaagtagaagaggcggagaattggagagttcaagtattcttccaaatattcaagtatcttgaagaattctatctaacgttcaagtctccttcaaatcttcaatcgtttgagtattcaaatcttcaagtatctttcgaatcttcaagtatttgagcattcaaatcttcaagtatccttcaaaatcttcaagtattcaaggatcttcaaatcttcgagTATTTCTTCAAATGTTCAAATATTCCTGCGAatctttgaagtgatcttcaagtatccaaagaaatcaagttcaaaagcttcaaggcattcttacaaattctaagaatgttctcaaatcaaatcaagttcaatgttcaatccaaaatcatgacttaagtcctttggattggcgtcatcaaaacaagtatttcaagaaccttcgagcttgttcgagaatcaaatggaagagaagaatcagaggattaactagagattgcaacccgcataaatctatcttcaaatctatcaaattatctttgtaacgcattttgtattttatcaaattgaaatacaaaaaaatttgtgtttacagatACACCTACAAGAGTACAAACAGAAGATGACGAATATTTTCGCTATTCTACTGAACGTATTGTGAGCTTGTCTACTTATATAACTAATAGATATCAACTTCGCAATAGAGAAGCTCATAGAACTCTTCAAGGTGATTTGATTGAGCACATATGAGAAATTTTTGGCACTAacaattaaatatgtaatttgcatttttaaatttcacgtattgtactttgatatatttaatttcagttgtgtgtttaattcttgtaatcttcctttgtgattgagttaaatatataatatatgacaatgtttaattataatataattacaatttttttaaaaaaaatatttattttatttattaaatataataaataaatatttagttttaatttatattttgttttagatattaagataatttaaaaataaagtgaaaaaaaaatatgtagatTGTGTTGGTGTCACCATTGAgagtaaaaattatattagattGTGGATTGTCTAGATGaatgagagagaaataaatattttattaaaaaattgagTAAGCTTGAGTTGGGGGAGCGTGACGAAGGTGGGTAGTCTAATTTCCAAAAGGGTGTTGTGGAATCCACAGTTTCATTAACCGGTTGGTTGGTTGAAAAAACCGACCGTTGAGATTGACAGCCTATCTCACCAAACCTCGCATTAAATCTACCTCACCACACCTGACCCCCCCACCTACCCCCTACCCACACTCTTCAAGAGAGAGCACTTCTTCTATTCGATTCTTGGTTTCGTTTTGAatcttgattgatttgagccCTGTCTTTCGATGGCTAAGGTTTTCACTCTTGCTGAGGTTTCTGAGCACAACAACAGCAAGGATTGCTGGCTTGTCATTGGTGGAAAGGTACAATTTTTGGTGCCCTTTTTGGTATGGTGAAGTGGGTCGACTTGATTTTGTGTATTTGATGTGTGGGTGTGTCAAAGATTCAATCTTTGATCGATTCTTGAATTGGGTTTCTGAGTTTGGTTGGCTTTGGGATTTGTTTTTTCTTGTCTAGCTTTTTGAGTGTTGGCCTTAGTGTGTGCTTTAGAGTGCTTCAAGTCCTAGCTTGTTTTTGTGcttcatgagagagagagattcgtTCATGGGATTCTTGTTAAGTTCTTTGAATTTGAGATTCTTTTAGTACAATCTCAGCTTCTAGTGCTGTGTGTGGAAGTAAATCTCATGTTTAAAGGTCCATTTTTTGGACAATTGAGTGAGGCAGATGCAGGGTTTTATATTTCTTAATCGACTAAAAGAGTTTCCCAGTTTGTAGCTGgtcacaaataaaattaatttcctTTTTACCAAATTGGTggatctaattaaaattaagaatCTCCCATTAGAAATTCTCATTCTTTACCATCATTTTGGACAAGATCAGAGAACCCTTGTTTTGCTTCATATTTAAAAGCCTAGTGAGATATGATGAATCAAATTTAGCAACTAGAAAAAGAGTTGAACCAAAAATCATCATACAACAAATAGGATTAGTCTAGTTCATTGTTTGCTaagatggattgaaattttaagatatttcaagccatttgatgatttttaccatttgagctaattttgtttaattcttatctcattgaaattgtgagattggagaaatcctaataatgtaaatatattcaattatgtATCTTATGGCCCCTCAATATACTTGCATCTTATTATACATTGTGTAGTCTAAACTCTCCAATCCCTCCTCCAAATTTGATCAGGTCTACGACGTGACCAAATTCTTAGAAGATCATCCTGGTGGGGACGAAGTTATAATATCTTCGACAGGTACTTGCCAATGACAGATTATTTTGAGGATGCAACTTATGATTTTGAGGATGTTATCCTCTCTAACAATGTATGGTTGTCCGTGGCTGCAGGGAAGGATGCAACCGATGATTTTGAGGATGTCGGGCACAGCTCCAGTGCCAAGGCAATGATGGATGAGTTCCTCGTTGGTGAGATTGACGCGTCCACCATCCCCTCCAAGAAGTCCTACACCCCTCCAAAgcagccccattacaaccaggACAAGACATCAGAGTTCATTGTCAAGCTCCTCCAATTCTTGGTCCCTTTGATCATCTTGGGCTTGGCGGTTGGCCTCCGTTTCTACACCAAATCGGAGGCCTAGGCTTCTTGTTAGATCGTAGTCTCTAATAAGTTTCTTGAGGTTATTCTGTAACCTCTGTgatcttgagagagagagagagagaaaggggtgTTTGATGTTTGTGGTGATTGAGGGGATATGATGTTTGTGTTATGTCAAAGTTGATTCTTGAAGAAACTCAGTTCTTGTTTTCTTCAACACTTTGTCTTACATCTTCTTACATTTTTGCTTGTTCCAAAAGGGTGGATTTGAGTCACGTAGAATGGTAAAAACAATGCTCCTAACAAGACATTTTTTCCTAGGAGAAATCAAACTATAAAAACTGTCACTATTTGGATCAAGAAACCAACTCCTATAAAAGGAAACACTAGGATTTTATCATGTTCCCCTTCCCCTTTCTGCACACATTGCCCAAAACCAAGAAATGGGAATTGTAGCAAGCCGAGCTGATGTCCTAACCCTGGTCCATCCGGGCCGCCGGGTCGAGCTATTCTGGCAGCCTGTCAGCGCCGGTGAGCTCATGAGGAAGTACCCCAGGCACTGCATTGCTAGGCCTGACGTGTTCGAGTTCCCATGGATCGCGGTCCACCCTCAAGCGATCCTGCCACCCGGCTGCGTGTTCTTCCTCGTCCCTTACTACACCATCCACGCGCTCCTAAAGAGCAGACAAGAAAAACATCAACAACAACGACGACAACAACAACAGTTTTGGGATGCCGGGATTTTGTACAGATTTATTAGGAGactaatgaaaaaaaatatgaatcaaACAGAGGAGAGCAGCAGATGCTACCCATCTGATTCATCAGTCGACAGCAGCCGGCGGCCACGAGTCACTAGTGGCGAACTCAGTGAGTTGCTGCGGATCAAGCCCTGCTTGAGGCGGCAGGAAAGTAGTCGGAAAAAGGTCGACCTTAGGGTGACTTTTCTCGACCACCACCGCGATTTGAGCAGTCGGAGGGGCTTTCGATGTGATCAGGCCTTGCAAGTTTAATGAAACAAGCTAAAATCCACATAACTTTTGCTTCAAAAATCAATCTTTTAGTCACTGTATGGGAATTCTAGACTACCATACTTCAACAGACAAAAAAATGTTACAGAGAAATTGAACCAATGTTTTCATTCGTATCCTTTTCTAGTTCCCTATTTCCCTCTACTCGAAACCATTCCAAACTTTCTGTTTGTGGAGATCTCATTGGCTCAATTACACAAACAGAAGATGTGTAAAAAATTAAGGGTTCTTCCCTCTAAAGCTGATTCACACAATCAAAAATCACTCAATGTTGATTCACACAATCAACAATTATTAAGCCCGTATATTTTTGTACCGATTTTAAAGTTGATTCACACAATCAAAAATCATTCAATATTGATATATTCTAACGTCAATATCCCAATAATTAGAAAGCAAAACATGATAGATCATCACTTATATTATACTCCATCAAGCAGTCAAGAATggagagaaaaatataatttaaaaagaaCACATCAAAATATATACCTACAAATTGTGTTGTTTTCATCGACAACAAAGTGCAACTCGATACGACAGATCCCTTCTAACCAATAAATTAAGGGTTGGAGTCACTAAAAGGGAAATAGATCCGGAATTATTActgatctttaaatttttattgaaaaaaatattgtttcaTCTTCTCTGTGTGAGCTTAGAGTGAGTTATATGCGACGGCTTGGACGGCGAAGCGGAGCCCCTGGAATAAGTATGAACAAAAAGCCTCATCTTACCGATGGTCTTGGAGAAATAAATCATGAATTTCCTGGAGCCGGACTTGTTCATGTTCCTCTTCATGCACACATGCTCCTTCTCCAAATCGTTGAGCCTCATCCTGAGGCGAGCCAGCTCCAGCTTCAGCTCGCGGTTCTCGCGCCGCAGGGACGCGTAGTTGTCGCGAGGGGACATGGCGGCGCTGACGGCGCCGCTGCTCATCCGCCACGACTGGTGGTGTGCGGGCTTGACGGCGTCCTCGTCGGGAAAGGAGCACATCAGGGCGCTGCGGAGGCGGAGCTGCTCGTAGTAAAGGACTTGGACCACGGATTGGAGAGGGAGCCGCTCATTCTGGGCGGCGTGCGACCCGGCTTCTTGCGACACTTTCTGGAAATCGATCAGTTTGCAGACCTTCCTTCTCTCTTGATCTGTTAAGCCTTGATGAGCCTGGAAATAAACGCCCGGCTACAGAGTTTAGATTTTTACAAcgtaaaattataattttattaataaaaatataatacaactttaatataagaaaatattaggACGACCGATTTGGGGATTGGCTTCGTCTCTATAAACAATGCTAGAAATTATTGCACACTAAGGGTGTGTTTGATGTTGGCTAATACATTGTACTTAGCTAATTTAGCACAAATCAGTCTAGTGTTTAGTactattatttagtaataatgcagATGACCCGGTTTAATTCCATGACCCAATATTATTAAttcagatttcttaggattaataataccacatctccctaggattaacttaaaccaggatattctgtatttagtgATAATAACAAACACtaactcagtattaataatctgtcattatccacgctaaatatcctggttacaaattatcctacataatcatTGTAGTGGGCAAAAATCGTCAATttggctcaagcccaattaaGGTTATAGATCAACTTGAATCGATAATCAGGCTGGAGGTATCACATCCGGCCCAAGGGTTACCGCCCACCTTGTTGACGAAGTCACATGACCTAGCCATCAACCCTAAAAAATATCTTTCGCCAAGCTGACACAGTGAAAGGACGAATCTttatgatcccgtccaaatcgcaacaacttgAAAGTGGAAAGCGTGGACGGATAAGGTCAGCTTgtaaaaccctagcggctggctGCCCTTTATATAGATAGACTGACTAGGTTACAAGGGACACGAaatcctacttgctctctactctttgaattctctctactccgccgcctagccaacttggcctatctccgcctcccatattccattatcacaacattgtcaccgtttccacctccgacgccgcttacagcctggagtaaccgcacactccagcctgcctttctctctATTTCAATTCGTTTATCATTCTATTTGGCTATTCcgatactgacttgagcgtcggaggctctacggtcgacacccccacccggtgctcaacctagggctcttacgtgttcttgtgttgacaggttgctagtgcccaatccatccggacgtgcagatgtcaacttcaattgtagattttagcctctacaatcatttactgaaaaccaaacgagtTTTGCTTTGGAGTTAACCGATTTGTATGAGAAGCCGGCTCAATCGAGTGGGTCTTTGACTCTTTTGAATTTTTGTATTTtcgttttttcaatttttaactATACTAATAAAATTCGTTACTATTTAATAACAAGGAAACTTATAAAAAATACCACATTTTAAAAGTGATATGTTTTTTAGTCCCTCTTTAAAAACAAttcttttgtataccaaaatgaATTAAAGGACTAAAATACTCTTTACGGTCCCCACCACTTTAATTTTCGCGCAACATTACACGTGTCCACGATCATGATCATGATcacgatcgtgcccacgatcaTGATGATGGacacgatggtggacacgatggtggacacgatcgtgcccatcgtgcccacgatcatgatcacgatggtggacacgatcGTGCCT
This window encodes:
- the LOC131023782 gene encoding uncharacterized protein LOC131023782 yields the protein MVVFKDIVVKGQDYLLILSDDEQETEMGMHLRVFPALIGHYVKPWPKLLNSLYQSEWTSEISLNKASKAHTLHPARPWQSKESNFLLTLRRRIIDKDAKWGRVTSFRGEFHFFEGYWEWTEDILSRCGNELRVVGIYDAVYASLFTYDCQPEMVKAFCEAWCPATNTILTSSGEMSISLWDLQYLSGLPCTGTLYDEVVPCAKEILGKDQFGNPFIPLSCRYLLSAYYSLKYRDGKDPKSLVSIDEWIKFWSKKASKYSHPPARRAKKSQRPKSTHNPSGSFEAHQPWSSEERAPFIELDASDKYHTTMYLAAHIACWLCIFVFPDGDAMSIRPTSFKMASLMACKQKVALTAPVLASIYKGLNTISSSMEPSLVLVTLPFHFIYGWIALYFNTHIPLPRSLGVAKMTLYSGEGPAKYYLPIACRERIQSYNSIRWNCTTFTKEDDIFYVDGENTREIEQCFFMAIRSSFLVRRLDDHFIVESYGPHRFSRQFSYYQIVPNSLTQNIRRTSLEEGLNLWRMCLLHRSRSRACFPRSSLDMKIHCSVDYKTWWDRTYRFSFENKISSLAHITFKRKDQEEAINSKDGKRKVVSTTLIADSGSSNSERNWKKKRIAGSSKPAEGHVEEEPTLVDADVNKTLKEVFGNNLEKGSPIDCVSIESNKSNEIPCLAKQSRPRPMPSCGAPSEFNATRMIDDELKSCCRIIWGKLRDKVERTKVEFLSALEDEIRSGISRMKIICGLNLSNLEDSINELFSKATAFDKVRSASHEINEGHTLKVREVKVCLQEKFAKEKKDAANCDALKADLDELEKRKKELLVSLEQRSLILKTTRGEIKVLKEDLAKLEEASRNDEVLKNLEALKLSLESMQQILRDQDPFA
- the LOC131023810 gene encoding cytochrome b5; translation: MAKVFTLAEVSEHNNSKDCWLVIGGKVYDVTKFLEDHPGGDEVIISSTGKDATDDFEDVGHSSSAKAMMDEFLVGEIDASTIPSKKSYTPPKQPHYNQDKTSEFIVKLLQFLVPLIILGLAVGLRFYTKSEA